One Xyrauchen texanus isolate HMW12.3.18 chromosome 34, RBS_HiC_50CHRs, whole genome shotgun sequence genomic window carries:
- the LOC127627318 gene encoding protein ripply1-like, with protein MTSAYFATTLSNTMKTEIQQSNSSPASLWRPWLVNRKDAQMECRRTKLACPYSRPAVPSNTRTTDGKTQSFQHPVRLYWPRSKSFDYLFSDGEALLRNFPVQATINFYEESDSEEEEDSCDEDEDSDTEEYLKLSSHFTSYN; from the exons ATGACTTCTGCCTATTTTGCCACGACTCTTTCCAATACTATGAAGACTGAGATTCAGCAGTCCAACAGCAG CCCAGCTTCTCTATGGAGACCATGGCTGGTGAACAGAAAGGATGCACAAATGGAATGCCGGAGAACCAAGCTGGCTTGT CCCTACTCCAGGCCAGCAGTACCCAGCAACACTAGAACAACAGATGGCAAAACACAGTCTTTCCAACACCCTGTCAG gctGTATTGGCCCAGATCAAAATCCTTTGACTACCTCTTCAGTGATGGCGAAGCTCTGCTCCGAAATTTCCCTGTGCAGGCCACCATAAACTTCTATGAAGAGTCAGACAGTGAAGAGGAGGAGGACAGCTGTGATGAAGATGAAGACAGCGACACAGAGGAGTATCTAAAACTGAGCAGTCACTTCACCAGTTACAACTGA
- the LOC127627313 gene encoding transmembrane gamma-carboxyglutamic acid protein 3-like, with protein MAAAFLDGKDANSLLKRFPRANGFLEEFRQDNIERECAEESCSFEEANEVFENKERTMEFWKNRSIFTVNSNADSRSEHQDTVYMVVPLLGVALLIIIALVLIWRCQLQKATRRRPAYTQNRYLANRNTRSLPRILVHRDPPSHSDSHANDRPNVVVSGVARGRASVTTQDAHHHTNHSQNNRSLYVQDSSLSVASHLSGATPPPSYEEVTGHLESSSDETTAPYSDPPPKYEEIVLEK; from the exons ATGGCAGCAG CATTCCTAGATGGGAAGGATGCAAACTCACTCCTCAAACGTTTTCCACGGGCTAATGGCTTTCTGGAGGAGTTCCGGCAGGACAACATTGAGAGGGAGTGTGCTGAGGAGAGCTGCAGCTTTGAAGAGGCTAATGAAGTGTTTGAAAACAAGGAGCGAACG ATGGAGTTCTGGAAGAACCGCAGCATCTTTACAGTGAACAGCAATGCTGATTCACGCTCAGAGCATCAGGACACTGTGTACATGGTGGTGCCACTACTGGGTGTGGCCCTTCTCATTATCATTGCACTCGTCCTTATCTGGCGTTGTCAACTGCAGAAGGCCACGCGTCGGCGTCCAGCGTATACCCAGAATCGTTATCTGGCCAACCGGAACACCCGCAGCCTTCCACGCATCCTGGTGCACCGTGACCCACCCTCGCATTCAGACTCCCATGCCAATGACAGACCTAATGTGGTAGTCAGTGGTGTGGCGAGGGGCAGAGCTTCTGTTACGACCCAAGATGCCCATCACCACACTAACCACTCTCAGAACAATCGCTCCTTGTATGTACAAGATTCGTCTTTGTCAGTAGCTTCACACTTGTCAGGGGCGACCCCACCACCATCATATGAGGAAGTCACAGGCCACTTAGAAAGCAGCAGCGATGAGACTACTGCCCCCTACAGTGATCCTCCGCCCAAATATGAGGAGATTGTTCTAGAAAAGTAA